Sequence from the Helianthus annuus cultivar XRQ/B chromosome 13, HanXRQr2.0-SUNRISE, whole genome shotgun sequence genome:
GTCCCGGATTGTGAAATCCCGTATCGCATACCATCCCGACCCATACTCCCGCTAGCGGCACTCTGCCCCGAAACCGAAGGCTTCtgcccaccgccaccaccgccgccgccattACTCATATCTTGAAGCAATTGCTGAATCATGTGTTGTTGCATGGCCTGACTACCACTGTGAGAAGGTGACTGTGAGAACATGGGTCTTTGTTGGAAGCCGCCAACCGCCATATTGGTGGAACCCTGAAACGGGTATCCGTTTTGGTTCGGGTTATTAAACGAAGAAGAGGCTTCTTGTTGCGATGTGTTTTTTCTCACCATCATGTTCTGGTAGTTTGAAAGTGCAAGTGCGGCCTGAACTGAACCACTTAGAGGAGCTCCTCGGTTACCCATTTGTTGACTATTGTTGACTAACGGACTACTGACACCGGGATTTAGCGACACTAACTTACTGAGCCCGTTTCGGTCTGCTGGAAGACCCGGAATGCTAGATATTTGTTCCATTTGTGATTTCGCTGAGTTTGTTTGTCGGGGGAAATTTTTCAATCCATCTGTAAAAAGGAATAGGATAGTTAACAAAactattataaaaataaataaaaaataatgattATGAACAAAAAGAGTAAATAAAAAGCATAATTGGTCGAGTTAACATTACCGATAGGGCCAGATTTAGTGTCTCGGCAGAAATCCATCAAGTCTTTCATGCTATTGACCACTTCAGATATCTAAGCATAAAATCCAGGTTGCGAATAATTATTAACAAATACATGCTGAAAATTTGACccaaaaaagaaataaaaagagcataatgccattttcgtccttgaggtttggccagttttgctgACTTCCGTCCAATGGTTTCTTTTTCCGCAtccggatccaaaaggtttgtAATCTTTCCATTTTCTTAACTCCATTAATTTatctctgttaagtcaggggtatttctgtcttttttttGCTAACTTAATGGGCAATTCTGTCTTTTTCAGGgatattcggtctttttacataaagtgaaaaagaccgaattgcccacaaaaaagacgaaaaaacCTTTGACTTAACGTAGAAAaacggatggagttaacgagccagatgaaaatggcaagatttcagactttttggatctagatgcggaaaaacaaatcTTTTGACGagagtcgcaaaactggccaaacctcagggacgaaaatgacattttactcaatAAAAAAATAGTAACAACGAAGAAAACATACCTGTAAGCACCTAACATATCTTTTGGAAAAACCCAAATCATTCAATGATTGTAACTCTAAGCTCCTTGCAAGCTGGCGCCCAGCCGTCACAACCCTGCCACACCACACAATCAGTCACAAAATATGTCTTGGGTTAACCGGATCCATTTAGACCCACAAAAGATGACCTGTTATTCAACCCGCCCATTTTGAAAACTCTGATAGAAATAGTGCTTAGTACTCACATGTTGCTGTTTGTCTGCAAATCTTGCTGAGAGACCCCATCAGAACCACTTTCTGTTATTGTAGATTGGCATTTTTGTGCTACTTGTAACAACTGATTCAcctttaaaacaaacaaaaaattaacaaacaaaacccattatattatattatatacatattaaaAGGTGTGGATTGAAGAATAATATCAACACCTTTTACACTTTCACCCCTATAGTTTACTGAGTTTAGTTTTTAGACCCtaaactttaataaagttatCAAACAACCGTTAAACTTCAATAAACTTTTCTTTTGACTTTATTTTTTACGTTTTTCTCTTTCGGTTGTTATACCGGGCACCTAAACTTCAATAAACTTTTCTTTAGACTTTATTTCTATGTTTTTCTCTTTCGGTTGTTTATACCGGGTCCCTAAACTTCAATAAATTTTTCTTTCGACTTTATTTCTAtgttttttctcttccggttgTTATACCGGGTGTCGGTATCGTATCGATACAGTAATGAACCGAACCGATGTCGACCAAACTCCCGATGCAACGCGCGGGTAATTTCACTAGTTTTAACCAGAGCCCGTTTCGGCCCAAACAAATTTGATACTTTATAAAAACCACTCTTTTTGACCCGTCCCCATTAAATGACCCGACCCGACCATTTTTTCAAGCCTAAAACAGATTCATAAATTCATAAGGAATTGAGCTTTTGTACCTGAGGTGCAACTAATCTACGGAGAAGAAGCTCTTCATGGCGCCGTGCACAGAATTCCCAGGTTAATATCTGAAAAGATAGATTCGATTAAAAAACAGATATTGCGTCAGTATTTCTTGTATTTTCTGTAAAAATATCATTTGGGTCTAATCACCTTCAAATCGGGGGTGAAAATAACTTTGAGCTGACCCTCACGAACCACACGAAGCTGCTCGTATATACTTTCTTGAACAGCTTGTCCATACTCCAATACCATTAATCCAGACGGAAATCTATATTCACGAGGCAAATCTAAAAACAAAAGCTCATCGATAACACCACTACCGAATTTGATTTCATTAAGTCTTGGTAGTACTTCAAATGTCGCCTctgttaaaaatatataaataccaACAGAATATAACCAGAGTTACAATAATACCAAAATGTGATACAAAGACAAAACATAACCAGAATTTAAAATTATTTAAATCAATATTCAATATAAAATATGTATTAGGAATTAGTGAATTACATACCGAAGCCTCTTCCAGATTTTGACCCACAAATATCACACTGCCATGCATCCTGAAAAAGCACGAAACGAGACCGAGATGCAATCAATCATAAAAGTGTCTCTTCTCATTGTGTTGGAATATATATACGGGAAGGATAAAAAAGAAACACACTTgagttattaaaaaaaaaaaaaaaaaccctagaaaaccctatgtaacatttgtTTCTAAAAAACAGGGGAATTTAATATACATattaacatttttattaaaaaaaacacaaaagtgCCTAATAGCTTTTTTAAATGTACAAAATCTGTAATGTTTTgaacatatatattatgtaacatgaaatttttaacaatttttttaaaagaaCTACTCAGCGCCTTTTTTTTTAAGTTCTAAAATATGTATACTACATTCcctatttttttgaaaaattgttaCATAAGGTTTTTGCAAAGGTTTCTTAAGTTttttcaactcaagtgggttttctcCCTATActtcacctctctctctctctctctctctctatatatatatatatatatatataaagcgtACCATAGCTGCCTGAGGAAATACACCCAATGAATGATGGCCAACGTTATCATACAAAGACAAACACCACCTTTTTTTTGCACGTGGAGAATAATACTCGGCAACAAATTTTCTCCAGTAGGAAATACCATTATCCTGTATATATTTAATCACAACTAGTTAAAACAAATATCATGCATAAAAAAATGAAACTATAATAAGGAAAACCGAGAAAATTATACTTACAGCTGGTCGTTGCCTTTGATGATACAAGTACTGCATCAATCTTCTTGAGCATACACCACCATCATAAGGTCGTTTCATTGCATTTGCAGGTTGCAAGCTTTGTTGTTGTAACTGTTGCCTCAACTGCaactgttgctgctgctgttgctgttgttgaaGCAAGTGTGCTCGTTGAACCGGTGGTAGCGACTGCAGCAACTGTTGTTGCTGTTGCCTTAGTCTCTGTTGCTGAATCAATGTTTGTAACTGTGGATTTGGGCTTTGTAACTGCATCGAATCTTGTCTTTGCAATATCTGCTGTAACACCTGTTGTTGCATGATGTCTTCCTGCTTGATATCCAATCGAGGTTTCTTTTGCAAGTGTGATATATTGTCATCGTCTTGAACAAATGATCCGAGAGCTCTTGAACCATTCGGTAGTGAAACTTGCCCACCCCGCATAGGAGGTAACGACATGCCGGCAGAAGCTCCACCACCTTGACGGGGATCCGCTTGTTGAGAATGTGGATCTTGATTCGACCCAGGTTGCATTCCAGACGGTCCATCTATAACAGAGGATCCCGAAATGCTTATGTTATTCGAAGTAAACGATAAAGGCGATGCAGGCAATCGCATATACGACTCATTGTTCGCACTCGCACTTCTTTGTAGACGCGGACCACCTCCGCCTGAAAGGCCCGAGTTAGCATCAGTAACCAATGAACTTCCCCCAATACTATTAGTTATGTCTCCCGACACAGGTAATACCATGTTCGACCGCATGTTTCCAGCAAACGGATTCACAGAGTTCCCAAAAGAACCCAAATGTGAATTACCTAAACCTTGAGACTGCATGTCTCCTTGAAAAAATATCCCCGAACTTGCCGCAGAATGTCCCAGCCCAACGCCAGCCCGCGAAGCGCCCATTCGCGATAGGGCCGCTTGCTGGCTCGAATCCAAGTAATTATCCAGCGCCAGTGCTTCCGATTACCCTTACACAATCCGTTATCCTAGTATAACCTAAATTCGTTGAATACGCTCCGACAGAAACAGATTTTCAACCTTAAACAAGTCTAACAACAGCCGTTCTTCACACAAAACCTAGAATCAACAACAATTAACggaaaattaacaaaaaaatagTTCGCTAATAAATTAATAACAACAATTAATTACCACAGAAAACCTAATTTTATTCATAAACAAAAACCTGATTTGCAAACTAACAGCTAATAAATTAACACATAAACACCAAATTTCCGCAAAAAATTACCTCCTAAAAAGCGTAATAACAAACAACTTCATCACATTAATACAGAAACTTAACAATAAATCAAATCTCTACATGAACAACTTAAATACGCAACAAAACCTGCAACTTTAAATCGAAATTAGTGCACAAATTCATAtatttaaaaaggaaaaaaagcaaaaacaaacaaagatctgCTTTATGCACAGTTTAAGCAAATTGATCAAATAGTTAAACCTAACGGCCATGAATATGAATAATAAATTTAATTAAGGTACAGAAAAATGATAataatattttcataaatataaataaaatctACTAACCTTATGAAATAATATTATCAGCAGCACAGAGCTCAAAGATCGGAGTGTAATTCGATCGGAGTTTATGTAATTATGTATGTATCTAGCGGGAATCGGAGAGGGGATAATGACCGGAAGAGCCGGTGGATAGGGGTAGGTGACTGGGTGTAGCCGGTTAGTGTTGGGACGCGTGTGGTGTATTAGATCGGGCGGTGATCAGGTGAGGTAGGGACACGTGGCGAGATCTGGTGTGAGAGATGGATGGTTCTTTGACAGGGTAGGTCTTGAGGGGAATTATCGGGTGTGGTCGTTGTTTGggttggtgtgtgtgtgtgcgtatgACTCGGTGGGACTGAGTTCGACTCGGTTTTGATGGCCCACCGGAAAGGAAAAGTGATGGATAAACCGAGTCAGTCA
This genomic interval carries:
- the LOC110897770 gene encoding probable transcriptional regulator SLK2 isoform X1; translation: MGASRAGVGLGHSAASSGIFFQGDMQSQGLGNSHLGSFGNSVNPFAGNMRSNMVLPVSGDITNSIGGSSLVTDANSGLSGGGGPRLQRSASANNESYMRLPASPLSFTSNNISISGSSVIDGPSGMQPGSNQDPHSQQADPRQGGGASAGMSLPPMRGGQVSLPNGSRALGSFVQDDDNISHLQKKPRLDIKQEDIMQQQVLQQILQRQDSMQLQSPNPQLQTLIQQQRLRQQQQQLLQSLPPVQRAHLLQQQQQQQQQLQLRQQLQQQSLQPANAMKRPYDGGVCSRRLMQYLYHQRQRPADNGISYWRKFVAEYYSPRAKKRWCLSLYDNVGHHSLGVFPQAAMDAWQCDICGSKSGRGFEATFEVLPRLNEIKFGSGVIDELLFLDLPREYRFPSGLMVLEYGQAVQESIYEQLRVVREGQLKVIFTPDLKILTWEFCARRHEELLLRRLVAPQVNQLLQVAQKCQSTITESGSDGVSQQDLQTNSNMVVTAGRQLARSLELQSLNDLGFSKRYVRCLQISEVVNSMKDLMDFCRDTKSGPIDGLKNFPRQTNSAKSQMEQISSIPGLPADRNGLSKLVSLNPGVSSPLVNNSQQMGNRGAPLSGSVQAALALSNYQNMMVRKNTSQQEASSSFNNPNQNGYPFQGSTNMAVGGFQQRPMFSQSPSHSGSQAMQQHMIQQLLQDMSNGGGGGGGGQKPSVSGQSAASGSMGRDGMRYGISQSGTSPRPPAVPTRSNSFKGASRSDSSAGGGAGNVGVDNQKASTNDLPHMCDDIVQDIASEFTGNCFFENDELEEGMGFDWKA
- the LOC110897770 gene encoding probable transcriptional regulator SLK2 isoform X2 — encoded protein: MGASRAGVGLGHSAASSGIFFQGDMQSQGLGNSHLGSFGNSVNPFAGNMRSNMVLPVSGDITNSIGGSSLVTDANSGLSGGGGPRLQRSASANNESYMRLPASPLSFTSNNISISGSSVIDGPSGMQPGSNQDPHSQQADPRQGGGASAGMSLPPMRGGQVSLPNGSRALGSFVQDDDNISHLQKKPRLDIKQEDIMQQQVLQQILQRQDSMQLQSPNPQLQTLIQQQRLRQQQQQLLQSLPPVQRAHLLQQQQQQQQQLQLRQQLQQQSLQPANAMKRPYDGGVCSRRLMQYLYHQRQRPADNGISYWRKFVAEYYSPRAKKRWCLSLYDNVGHHSLGVFPQAAMDAWQCDICGSKSGRGFEATFEVLPRLNEIKFGSGVIDELLFLDLPREYRFPSGLMVLEYGQAVQESIYEQLRVVREGQLKVIFTPDLKILTWEFCARRHEELLLRRLVAPQVNQLLQVAQKCQSTITESGSDGVSQQDLQTNSNMVVTAGRQLARSLELQSLNDLGFSKRYVRCLQISEVVNSMKDLMDFCRDTKSGPIDGLKNFPRQTNSAKSQMEQISSIPGLPADRNGLSKLVSLNPGVSSPLVNNSQQMGNRGAPLSGSVQAALALSNYQNMMGSTNMAVGGFQQRPMFSQSPSHSGSQAMQQHMIQQLLQDMSNGGGGGGGGQKPSVSGQSAASGSMGRDGMRYGISQSGTSPRPPAVPTRSNSFKGASRSDSSAGGGAGNVGVDNQKASTNDLPHMCDDIVQDIASEFTGNCFFENDELEEGMGFDWKA